The DNA sequence TCCGCCCATTGGTATCATAGGACAAGCCCATCCATGAAACCTTTCGCAGTACAAATTGTGATAGTGGAAACAAAGCATACGTATAAACCGCTGCGATAAAGTATTACACGCTCCCTCCAGCTTATGTGCTGCGATTAAGTATTACACGCTCTCTCCAGCTTATGTTTCGCGGAGATAACAGAACCACGTCTGGTTCCTCTCAGCGCGcgctgtctctctctctctctctgtcaatCTACTGACTTCTGCCAAGTTCGAAGTTCCCTCAAAATCGTTTCATTTGGGTCTCTCTTCAAACGGAAGAAGATAATTTTTTCCTCCGacatcagaaaaatcaaatccTTCTATAGAAAAAAAGTTTGGGAGCATTTGCGGTTGATAttcattttgtttcattttatttatttatctaaatGATCTCAGCATGAGGACGCCTATATATTGAGGAGCTTCTTAATATTCAATCTCGCAGATCTGCTACCTGCATTGTTCAATCTTGCTGTAAtttagggtttattttattaaaatccCTTCTTCGTTGGAGTATTTATTCTGGTTTTGTTTTATTATCTcctgaagaacaagaaaaagtaCAGTCGTTGTTGGAAGGTATGGGCTTGATGATGGAAATGGGGGGAGctatttttttggttcttttaCTGGTTTCTGGTTTGAAAGTCGAAGCAGATGGGGCGGATCACAGATACAAGGAGAGAGAGCTCGTCCCTCTTTATGCAAACAAAGTGGGTCCTTTTCACAATCCCAGGTCTGTGAATTAGAGTTTACCTTTTAGTTCTATAAGCAGAGATGTTTACCTGTGTTATTGATCcgctcttttccctttttccataaatttcttacagttttttttttttggttgggtttTTGGACATTGGTCTATATGTGGGACTGTTACCTTTCTTTCTCAGAGAATGAATGTTACATTACAATTAGAATTAGTTGATGAATCTGCATTTCCATTCTCTTTATGGTTGGGAAAGGTGCATGATTTTAGGTACTGGATGGGGAATTCTATGTTTGTTAAAATGTTAAGACGCTTTATCTTGTTGAGCTGGTTTGGTATCCTCTTTTTAGTGGCATTTTTGGTGATTTAATTCCAACTTAGTGATCTATGGTTCTGCTCATAAGTCTTTATTTTGTAttcactctttttctttttctcttttgcttttgcAGTGAGACGTATCGGTTCTATGACCTGCCATTCTGTGCGCCAGGTTTGCATATAACTAGGAATAATCTCTTACCTTGAAAATAACATCAAGTTTGCATTTATGTTCCTATTTCACTAGTTTGATCTTTTGGGTGTTTAATAACCTCAGAAAATGTGAAGGATAAAAAGGAAGATCTCGGAGAAGTATTGAATGGCGATCGCTTGGTGGACTCACCTTATGAATTGAACTTTCGGTTAGACAAACAGTCCGAAACCCTCTGTCGGAAAAAGTTGTCAAAAGAGGAAGTTGCACAGCTGAGGACTGCTGTGCTGAAAGACTACTACTTCCAAATGTATTATGATGACCTGCCTTTCTGGGGATTTTTGGGGAAAGTTGAAAGGGGAAACAAGATAAATGAGAACGAGTACAAGTACTTGCTCTTTAAGCACATCCACTTTGAGGTTCTTTATAACGGTGACCGTGTCATTGAGATTAATGTTCAGACTGACCCGAACTTGGCTGTGGACATCACAGAGGATAAGGAAGTTGAGGTGGAGTTTTCCTATTCGATTGAGTGGAAAGAAACTGACATTCCTTTCGAGAAGAGGATGGAGAAGTACTCAAAATCATCATCAATGCCGCAACACTTGGAAATCCACTGGTTCTCAATAATAAATTCTTGTGTGACCGTCCTCCTGCTTACTGGTTTTCTTGCTACTATTCTTATGCGGGttctcaagaatgacttcatcAAGTAAGAATACTGacattcttcattttatttctttatttgtcTTTCTGAGTTCCACCTAGGCAGGACGATCCCATTTGTTTTGcagttgatttatttttttacttttcttgccGACAGATATTCTCATGATGAAGAGTCGCTGGACGACCAAGAGGAGACTGGATGGAAGTACATTCATGGCGATGTCTTCCGATTCCCAAAATACAAATCTCTATTCTCTGCTGTCCTTGGCTCAGGAACGCAGCTCCTAGCTCTGTAAGCAATATACCTGGAGATATTTATATTACTTATTTTTTGCAGTTTTTCATGGAAATTTAGAAGTAGAAACAGATATTatgtttctcttcttttgagCTGTGGATTAAGCCACATCTGTggggaaaatatatatattttttattttacggaATTACTACAACAGTAATaataaaaacatttaaaataatatagaCAACCATTAAAACTATTAATTTAACTTGAGAACAATGAGGATTATTTGATTTTACATTTAACTTATTTAAAATTCCAAAAGCATATCACTGTAATGCTCTTTGTTTCAATCACCCTGTCCACCCCAGCCCCACCTCCctgcccaaaagaaaaaaaaggtaggaAAATGGTTGATACTCATCTGTTGCAGGTAATTTGTAATGCAGAATTGAAGACCTACCAGTTTAGGAAGTCCAAGAAATTTCAGGCAGTGTGGCCTAGCCTATTTTAAAGGTGTTACAAACCAGAATCTAAGTAATCAAACcaagagaaaacaaagagagagaatctATGGAAGCTGAAGCCAAAGCCAATGCCACTACCAACTCCAAGCTTtaaaccacacacacacacacaaaggcAGCCTGTGATGGTGTATTGTTACCTatcgtgtatatatatatatatgtatatatatgcaCGTGTAATTTTATattaggaagagaaagagacgtTAATATATTTATagccattcactatcaaaggaTATGCTaaggataagaaaaaaatttcgtGAATGGATAGAAACCTGTATAGAATATTTATTGTTTCAATATCAAATGATATGTTCAAAACCAAGTTCTATgagaaatttcagaaaatcaaatctaagaatatcaataagtaaaaaaataaagtaggcAACTAACAATAGTTAAACTAAAAGCAACTTTTGGCCTTAGAAAAAAATTGCACATATGGCTTAGATTGATTTATATGCACCTGACAAAAGGTGATGGAGATAAACAAAACCTAAGTTGGCCAAGAGAAAGTGACACTCAagtcaaagaaagcaaaaaattgtTGTAATAAAATCATCAAGCCCAAGTAggttttgataattttactaCATTTGAAGAAAATAAGGTTCCATAATGTTTGACCCAATATACTTTTAAAaggcatgagagagagagacttggtgGATTCAAACCACCATCCTCTTGAGGTGTGCTGAAGTACTTTGCCAATTGAGCTAAAGACccatatttaaattataaaagttGTAATCAcataaagaggaagaaaataaaaatgaaatataatatttcaaTGCTAATAAAACCAATGCTCCTTTGCAAGAGTTTAAAGCCGAATTATTATTTACTACAAGAAATAATAACCAGAAAACCTGTCAAAGTGTTGATATCACTTTCTATGGGCAATGAACAACAAACTTATATACTATCGACGGTAAAACTGAGTCTAACATAACAAAATACAGTGCTTTTAAACACCCTGATTTCTTACTCATTCCCCATAGATAATTTATTACAGTGATGTCATTTTAGAAGAGAACAGACATGGTGTGCACTGCTACATTGTGAAATAATACTCCCATGTGAACCTTCTGAAAACTTATGCTGCTCCTTCCATCAGAAGGTCTAGATACTGTTGGTTCACTGCTGCATTTTAGTGTCAACTGTCAAGTAAACCAATAACTTCGTTAGATCTCTACTCATGGAACAAAGGGGGGGAAGGGTTCAAGAAAAGG is a window from the Macadamia integrifolia cultivar HAES 741 chromosome 5, SCU_Mint_v3, whole genome shotgun sequence genome containing:
- the LOC122079811 gene encoding transmembrane 9 superfamily member 2-like; this encodes MGLMMEMGGAIFLVLLLVSGLKVEADGADHRYKERELVPLYANKVGPFHNPSETYRFYDLPFCAPENVKDKKEDLGEVLNGDRLVDSPYELNFRLDKQSETLCRKKLSKEEVAQLRTAVLKDYYFQMYYDDLPFWGFLGKVERGNKINENEYKYLLFKHIHFEVLYNGDRVIEINVQTDPNLAVDITEDKEVEVEFSYSIEWKETDIPFEKRMEKYSKSSSMPQHLEIHWFSIINSCVTVLLLTGFLATILMRVLKNDFIKYSHDEESLDDQEETGWKYIHGDVFRFPKYKSLFSAVLGSGTQLLALALFIFLLALVGVFYPYNRGALFTALVVIYALTSGIAGYTATSFYLQLEGTNWVRNLLLTGFLFCGPLFLTFCFLNTVAIVYSATAALPFGTILVILLIWTLVTSPLLVLGGIAGKNSKTEFQAPCRTTKYPREIPQLPWYRGTIPQMAMAGFLPFSAIYIELYYIFASVWGHKIYTIYSILFIVFIILIIVTAFITVALTYFQLAVEDHEWWWRSVLCGGSTGVFIFGYCLYYYYGRSDMSGFMQTSFFFGYMACICYGFFLMLGTVGFRASLLFVRHIYRSIKCE